GCCCATCGACGGGCCGGCTCACCTCGCGCCCCAGCCCGTCGAAGAGGCTGACCTGCACGGCCGCGCCCTGACTCTCAAACAGCGCCGTGGCCAGCGTGCTGGCCGGATTGGGATAGAGACTGAAGCCCGGCACCGGCGCGGCGCCGGGCACGGTGGCCAGGGCCGTTTGCTTGATAACGGGCACGTAGGGAAAAGCTTGGCCAAAAAGCTGATTAAGCGTAGCTTGTGGCACCTGAAACCAGTCTTTAAGAATGCTCGTGTACACGCTGCGGAAGTCAACCTGCATGGTCACGTTGTCGTTCACGCTGGCATTAGCGGGCAGCTTGGGGTTGGGGCCATGCACCAGCGGGTTGGCCTGCGACCCGAATACCAGCAGTGGGGCCGCCGCGCCGTGGTCGGTGCCGTAGCCCGAATTGGCCTTGATGCGCCGGCCAAATTCCGAGAACGTCATCCCAATCACCCGGTCCTGCACCCCTAGCCGCCGCAGGTCGTCCTGAAAGGCATTGATGCCATTGGCCAGCTTGCCCAGCAGCGTGGCGTGGGCGCCGGTGGTGGTGCCGCCCGTAGTAGGCACTTGGTTGGAGTGCAGGTCGAAGCCGCCGAGCTGACACACGTAGATGCGCGTTTGCAGGCCACCGGCCACGAGCTGAGCCACTATTTTGAGCTGGTCGGCCAAGGCGTTCTGGCCGGCGGGGGGGTAGAGGGGCGACAGATTCTTGGCCTTGCCGGCCGCCGTTTGAATGGCCGTGGTGTATACCTGCGTCTGGCTCACCACCTGCCGGATGAACGTGAGCTCGTGCCCGGCCTGAGTGGCCGGCGCGGCATCTACCCCGCCGCTCAGCAGCTGATAAAAGCTGGAGGTACTGGAAATGGCCATGCCCATGTTTACTACCGGTCCCTGAACGCAGTTGCTCACCACCGACCCGATGCTCACGGCCAGCGGGTCGGGATTGGCGGCGCTGGGGTAGCCGGTGGGGTAGCCCGGAAACTCGCCGTCGAGGTAGCGCCCACCCCAGCCGGTCGTCCACACCACGTCGGAGCTGGAGCCGGACGTCCAGATATCGGTGGCCCGAAAGTGCGAAAAGTTGGGGTTAGGATAGCCTACGCTCTGCACCACCCCTAGCTGGCCGTTCTGGAATAGCTGCTGGGCCGTGGCCATGGCCGGGTGCATGCCGGTAGCCGTGGTGAGGGGCAGCACCTGGCTTTGGGGCAGCATGATGTTGGGCCGCGCCGCCGCCAGGGCGGCGTACTGGTCCACGGGAATAATCATATTAAGCCCGTCATTACCACCTTGTAGCTGCACGATGACTAATACTTTATCGGTAGCCGTGGCCGCGTTGGTGAGCGCCGCCAGCTCGGGCGAGTAGCCGTAGGCCCCGATGGGAAAGCCACTGAGCAGGGCCACGCCCGTAGTGGCGGCGGCGGAAGTCTGGAGAAAGGCGCGGCGTTTCATAAGGGAAGCTGACAAATAAGAAGTTGTCATATGCGAGCGCAGCGAAGCAATCGCACTAGAACGAGTCGTTCGGGTATCGTTGGGGTGCGATTGCTTCGCTGCGCTCGCAATGACAGGCCAGCGCGGACTAGCTCAGCTGGTACTCGGCTAGCCCCGCCAGCGCGCGGGCCATCGCCGAAAGCTTGGTAGCCACTGCGTTGCGCTTGGCCACGACAGAGGGCGTGGCCTGAAACTGGTTCCACTCGGCCGTCCACTCAAAGTCGGGCAGGCCGGGGATGAGCGCATTTTTGAGGAATGCTAGCTGGTTGGCCGTAAGGTCAATGGGCACCATAAGCTGCGCAAACTCGGCAATGACGAGGTTGGGGTCCTGGGCCGTAGCGGGGGCAGGGCCTGCACCCAAGCCACCAGGTCGGCCTTGAGCGTGAAGCCGTTGCGGGCGTACCCGGTGAGGCCCAGAAAGAGGTCGGTAGTCTGGTTGCGGCGGGGCAGTGTCACGGCATTTATCCACAGCTCGTGGTATTGCGGCGTCTGGTAGTAGGCTGCCCAGCCGGCCACGTTGGGCGGGTCGCCGAGGGTTTGCTGCTGCACGTAGGCCAGCGAGTAGAGGTAGTCCCACATACCATACTCCGCCACCGGCGAGCTAGCCGGTGGCAAGGCCAGCTCAAACTGCCGGCACACGCCGATGGTAAAATCCAGCGGGCTTTTAATCAGGCAGCCCACGTTGGCCGCGTCAAAAAAGTGCTCCGAACCCAGCAGCGCCCGCAGCACCGGCGCCACCTCAAAGTTGCTGCTCACCAGCAGGCTAGCCAGGGGCTGAATAATGTCGCTTTCAATTTGGGCATCAATCACGTAGTACACAAACCAGCGGTAGAGCTTGCGCACCAGAAACGCCGCCGTAGCCGACTGCCGGAAAATCAGGTCCAGCAAATCCTGGTACTCGCTAGCCCCGTTGGGGGCAAGCTTGGCGTTGCCGAAGGCGGCCGAAAACTGCTTGGGGCTGGTGTCGTGGCGGCTGGCCGTGAAGTAGCCCGCCACCGTGGCCGGGTCGTCGCGCCAGCCGGTTAGCACCTTGGCGGCGGCCTGCACGTCGGCCTCGGTGTAGGTGGTGTAGTTGCCGGCCCCGACGAGCGGCCCCTTGCCCAGCGTAAACAGTTCCAGCAGCTCGCGGCCGTAATTCTCATTGGGCGCGCTGGCCGTGCTGGCATTGCCATTGAGGTAGCGCAGCATAGCCGGGTTTATGGTCATGTCCTTCGCCAGCTGCCGCACATTACCGAGCGCGTACTGGCGCAGCAGCCGCACGTATTCGTAGCCATACTGCGCGCTGTTGATGGTACTAAACTCCACCACGAAGTGGTTGTGCCAGAACAGCGTCATTTTCTCACTCAGCGATACGCCCTGCCCCAGCTGCTGCCCTAGCCACCAGTCGCGCAGCGAGGTGCGGCGCGCGCCTTCCAGCGTCTGGTCGAACGCCTGGCCCACCCAGGGCTGGCCGATGGGCACGGTCGGGTCGGCCGTGCTCACGTTCACGGGTGGGCTGGGTGCGGCGGGGGCAGTCAGCAACTCATCGAGCACCACCGCGAGTGAGGAGCCAGCCGCCGCCTGAATCTCGCCGCGCGTGGGGCCAAACAAGCTGCGCCGCAGCAGGTGGGCCGCCTGCGCCGTGCCCCAGGGCCCGGTGTAGGGCGCCAGCGTCGAGGCCGTGGCGCTGAGGCGCATCGGCAGCACTTTGTTGGCAAAGGGACTAACCTTCTCAGGTGGGTCGCCGGGGCCGCTGGCGGGGGCTAGCGCCGCGGGGGCCCTCCCTAGGGCTCGGCCAGAAAAAGTCTTGGGCTGGAGTAAAGCTCGGCGGTTCATAGTCGGCAGCAAGACGATTGCCTCGTAAAGATGTCGTCTTTTCTACAAAGTTTAATGACTGACAGACAATTTTTTACCCCCTCATCTATTCGTCATTTTTTTGGGGGCTATGGCACTAGCTTGGAAGGCTAGCCGGGAGCTGCCAGCCGCGTCCTAGCCAGCGCCATACCGCCCGCTGCCACCCCGGCAGCGCCCGAAACTGAGCCTTGCCCTCGGCCAGCGCGGGCACGTCGAGGCGGGCGGCGCGGGCCTGCCACCCGGCTAGGGTTAGGCTTGGCTGCGGCGCAAAAAGCCGGGCTAGCACCGGTCTGATTTCCTTTAAATTCCAATAGTGGTATACCCACGGTGCCGCCTCGCGCACCGGCCCCGCGCGCGCCCACACCACGCTGAAGGCTAGCTGCTCCATCACGTGCTTGGGGTAGAGACGGTAAAGCTGCTCGGTGAGGGCCAGCACCTCGGCCAGCAGCGGCGCATCGGGGCTGCGCAGGCCCAGCACGCCGGCATTATACATGCGGGTGTCGGGGCCGATGGTGCCGCGCGCCAGCGCCGGCCCGCCGCTGGCCTGCTGCAAGGCCCGGTTTATCTTGCGATTCAAGGGGTTGCCATCGCCCAGGCGGCCTTCCGCCACGTGCATGAAGCGCTCGCCCTGGGCCAGCGCGGCAAAAATGGCGGCCGGCGACTGCGTGAAAATAGTATCGGTATCGACGTACAGCAGCTGGCCCGCGTAGTGCGCCGCCGCGTGCTGCAATACCTTGATTTTAACCCGGTGCACGAAGTCAATTTCGCCGCGCCAGGCCCGCCATTGCATCGGCTCGATAAACACGTAGGCGAC
The genomic region above belongs to Hymenobacter sp. BRD128 and contains:
- a CDS encoding DUF1501 domain-containing protein, which encodes MKRRAFLQTSAAATTGVALLSGFPIGAYGYSPELAALTNAATATDKVLVIVQLQGGNDGLNMIIPVDQYAALAAARPNIMLPQSQVLPLTTATGMHPAMATAQQLFQNGQLGVVQSVGYPNPNFSHFRATDIWTSGSSSDVVWTTGWGGRYLDGEFPGYPTGYPSAANPDPLAVSIGSVVSNCVQGPVVNMGMAISSTSSFYQLLSGGVDAAPATQAGHELTFIRQVVSQTQVYTTAIQTAAGKAKNLSPLYPPAGQNALADQLKIVAQLVAGGLQTRIYVCQLGGFDLHSNQVPTTGGTTTGAHATLLGKLANGINAFQDDLRRLGVQDRVIGMTFSEFGRRIKANSGYGTDHGAAAPLLVFGSQANPLVHGPNPKLPANASVNDNVTMQVDFRSVYTSILKDWFQVPQATLNQLFGQAFPYVPVIKQTALATVPGAAPVPGFSLYPNPASTLATALFESQGAAVQVSLFDGLGREVSRPVDGRWLGTGVQRVPLVVAGLAPAPTTA
- a CDS encoding DUF1800 family protein; translated protein: MNRRALLQPKTFSGRALGRAPAALAPASGPGDPPEKVSPFANKVLPMRLSATASTLAPYTGPWGTAQAAHLLRRSLFGPTRGEIQAAAGSSLAVVLDELLTAPAAPSPPVNVSTADPTVPIGQPWVGQAFDQTLEGARRTSLRDWWLGQQLGQGVSLSEKMTLFWHNHFVVEFSTINSAQYGYEYVRLLRQYALGNVRQLAKDMTINPAMLRYLNGNASTASAPNENYGRELLELFTLGKGPLVGAGNYTTYTEADVQAAAKVLTGWRDDPATVAGYFTASRHDTSPKQFSAAFGNAKLAPNGASEYQDLLDLIFRQSATAAFLVRKLYRWFVYYVIDAQIESDIIQPLASLLVSSNFEVAPVLRALLGSEHFFDAANVGCLIKSPLDFTIGVCRQFELALPPASSPVAEYGMWDYLYSLAYVQQQTLGDPPNVAGWAAYYQTPQYHELWINAVTLPRRNQTTDLFLGLTGYARNGFTLKADLVAWVQALPPLRPRTPTSSLPSLRSLWCPLTLRPTS